From a single Dehalococcoidia bacterium genomic region:
- a CDS encoding polyphosphate kinase, with amino-acid sequence MQAQTTILPETSAIKYEVREFRDVSYRTYRAELRLLRLQLLLLQEWAAEQGQRIAIVLEGRDAAGKGSTASGITHYLNPKFVTVVEQGIPSAKQMRNWLGTHYRQLPTPGQMTIFDRSWYSRALIQPVMGYCTMRQYNYFMNRVNDWERDVIDEGIHLLKIYLSVSREAQDMRFRLRENSELQYWKYSSTDRMAAERWHMITYFKERMFAVTSTDYAPWIVIESDNKHQARLNVFHYILSQFEYDGKNLSLESIQPQANGHYFTDMIVDGVLFKDMDPDQVEVLERILMHE; translated from the coding sequence ATGCAAGCTCAAACTACCATCCTTCCAGAAACTTCGGCGATCAAGTACGAGGTGCGCGAGTTCCGCGATGTTTCGTACAGAACCTATCGCGCCGAGTTAAGACTGCTTAGGCTCCAACTTCTCCTACTCCAGGAGTGGGCCGCCGAGCAGGGCCAACGAATTGCGATTGTTCTTGAGGGTCGTGACGCTGCCGGCAAGGGTTCAACTGCATCGGGAATTACCCACTACCTCAATCCGAAGTTCGTCACCGTTGTCGAGCAGGGTATACCGAGCGCTAAGCAGATGAGAAATTGGCTCGGGACGCACTACAGGCAGTTGCCAACCCCCGGTCAAATGACCATTTTTGACAGGTCCTGGTACTCTCGCGCGCTCATTCAGCCAGTCATGGGTTACTGCACTATGAGACAGTACAACTACTTTATGAATCGTGTAAACGATTGGGAGAGAGACGTCATCGACGAGGGCATTCATCTTCTTAAGATATATCTCTCTGTCTCCAGGGAAGCCCAGGACATGCGTTTCAGGCTGCGGGAGAACAGCGAACTCCAGTACTGGAAGTACTCGTCAACCGACCGCATGGCTGCTGAGCGTTGGCACATGATCACTTACTTCAAAGAGCGAATGTTTGCCGTCACCTCGACAGACTATGCCCCCTGGATAGTCATCGAGTCGGATAACAAACACCAGGCCAGACTTAACGTCTTTCACTACATACTTAGCCAGTTTGAATATGACGGCAAGAATCTCAGTCTCGAATCGATTCAACCCCAGGCCAATGGACACTACTTCACCGACATGATCGTGGACGGAGTCCTGTTCAAAGACATGGACCCTGATCAGGTGGAAGTCCTAGAACGGATACTGATGCATGAGTAA
- a CDS encoding NUDIX domain-containing protein, whose product MSNGDIPQMAAAGGLVLCGGHALLIRKHGLWDIPKGKVKKEEPHERCARREISEETGIRRKRLKVRQFFCRTSYISYYSGKPFNKTVTWFLLDYDGSTADSLEPDLSEDIDLCEWIPVDELVEKLDAGRPYLRAVRRTVAESLHLLKQAPMDERVGFAAS is encoded by the coding sequence ATGAGTAATGGCGACATCCCGCAGATGGCCGCCGCCGGAGGGCTTGTCCTCTGCGGTGGCCACGCACTTTTAATCAGGAAGCACGGGCTGTGGGACATCCCCAAGGGCAAGGTCAAGAAGGAGGAACCTCACGAGCGCTGTGCGCGCAGGGAGATCTCCGAAGAGACCGGCATCCGTCGAAAGCGACTTAAGGTCCGGCAGTTCTTCTGTCGGACAAGTTACATCTCCTACTACTCTGGCAAGCCGTTTAATAAAACTGTCACCTGGTTCCTGTTGGACTACGATGGAAGCACCGCAGATTCCCTGGAGCCTGACCTTTCCGAAGACATAGACCTTTGCGAGTGGATACCCGTCGACGAGCTGGTCGAGAAACTTGATGCTGGTCGGCCTTACCTCCGGGCGGTCAGGAGGACAGTCGCCGAGTCGCTCCACCTGCTGAAGCAGGCACCAATGGATGAAAGGGTAGGCTTCGCCGCATCATGA
- a CDS encoding mandelate racemase/muconate lactonizing enzyme family protein, whose translation MKITSVRAIPMSDPVPEERQHRTDLGTKVKSDAVLILVDTDDGLTGMGASLGSPETVSAIVEYDLAPALLGEDPMYSELLWEKMYNGSRWKPALERGHSQPSEARRGVTLEAIAGVDIAIWDVKAQSLGVPVYHALGAARDTVRGYGSGGWAPGDEAEQEMAGYASKGFTAVKMRVVGRDCFSIENTVRRVAAARRGIGKDVELMVDAHGSLDVSTAIRLARELEPYDISWFEEPISPDDHPGLAEVRRSTVIPIATGEREFTRFDFEDLFNHRALDIAQPDVARAGGLTEIRRIGAMASAKGIRLAPHAWGSGVLFAASMHVAMSAPNCHILEVSQGYMPMMNDLFNEPYDIRDGTVHAPQAPGLGFTLSDDALERFEYVPGPEFVF comes from the coding sequence ATGAAGATTACCAGTGTTCGAGCTATCCCCATGTCCGATCCGGTTCCAGAGGAGCGTCAGCATCGGACCGATCTCGGGACTAAGGTCAAGAGCGACGCCGTACTGATACTAGTTGATACGGACGACGGTCTAACCGGCATGGGCGCTTCTCTGGGGAGCCCCGAGACTGTCTCAGCCATAGTCGAGTACGATCTTGCTCCTGCGCTGCTTGGCGAAGACCCCATGTACTCGGAACTACTGTGGGAGAAGATGTACAACGGATCCCGGTGGAAGCCTGCGCTGGAGAGAGGCCACTCTCAGCCTTCGGAGGCGCGTCGAGGTGTCACCCTCGAAGCCATAGCAGGTGTAGATATCGCGATCTGGGACGTGAAAGCACAATCCCTCGGCGTGCCCGTCTATCATGCCCTGGGAGCCGCTCGTGACACCGTCCGCGGCTACGGCTCTGGTGGATGGGCCCCTGGAGACGAGGCCGAGCAGGAGATGGCCGGCTACGCCTCAAAGGGCTTTACCGCCGTCAAGATGCGCGTCGTCGGACGCGATTGCTTCTCAATTGAAAACACAGTTCGCAGGGTGGCTGCGGCACGCAGAGGCATCGGTAAGGATGTCGAACTAATGGTGGACGCGCACGGCTCGCTGGACGTATCCACCGCGATCAGGCTGGCCCGAGAGCTTGAGCCATACGACATTTCATGGTTCGAGGAGCCTATTTCACCGGACGACCATCCCGGACTGGCTGAAGTACGCCGTTCGACGGTGATACCGATTGCCACGGGGGAGCGCGAATTCACGAGGTTTGATTTCGAGGACCTCTTCAACCATCGCGCACTGGATATCGCCCAACCGGACGTGGCGAGAGCGGGTGGCTTGACCGAGATTAGACGCATCGGAGCAATGGCATCCGCCAAGGGAATCAGGCTGGCTCCACATGCCTGGGGCTCCGGCGTGCTGTTCGCGGCCAGTATGCACGTCGCGATGTCGGCGCCGAACTGCCACATCCTCGAGGTCAGCCAGGGCTACATGCCGATGATGAACGATCTCTTCAATGAGCCATACGACATCAGGGATGGCACGGTACACGCGCCGCAAGCACCCGGTCTGGGATTCACGCTCAGTGACGATGCATTGGAACGCTTTGAGTACGTCCCAGGTCCCGAGTTCGTCTTCTAG
- a CDS encoding MFS transporter, which yields MTFSTMSAVYRITEAGLNPLQLILVGTVLELTVLLADVPTGVLADVYSRRLSMIVGYVLIGVGYILEGSLPIFASILVAQVVWGFGFTFVSGAFQAWLSDELKDDSKTAAVFVKATKYESFGALAGIGLSAALATVYVGFSLIAGGVIFIGLGLFVAASMTETGFTPSSNRERRTWDSMTNVLKTGLRAVSMSRVLMALVAIEIFFGMSSEPFDRLWAKHTLEMFDFPAIFGLDPIVWFGVIQAVAAIAAIVGISVMERLVPVDRPWAPRLALSLFNVTMIGATLTFALTGTFGIAITMVVVVYVLHRVTWPFAAAWINRNCESEYRATVFSLHEQANSFGQVFFGPGMGLLATLRGLRAALVGVSILLIPPQLLYLVREPSAGGEQ from the coding sequence ATGACATTCTCCACGATGTCGGCCGTGTACCGGATCACCGAGGCTGGACTTAACCCACTTCAGCTCATCCTGGTCGGCACAGTGCTGGAATTGACCGTCCTTCTTGCTGATGTACCTACAGGAGTTCTAGCGGACGTCTATAGCCGGCGTCTGTCGATGATCGTTGGGTATGTCCTGATCGGCGTCGGCTACATCCTGGAAGGGTCGCTACCGATCTTCGCGTCGATCCTTGTGGCACAGGTAGTGTGGGGATTTGGATTTACGTTCGTCAGCGGCGCGTTCCAGGCTTGGCTGTCTGACGAACTCAAGGACGACTCGAAGACCGCCGCCGTTTTCGTCAAGGCTACCAAGTACGAGTCCTTTGGTGCCCTGGCGGGCATAGGCCTGAGCGCTGCTCTGGCGACTGTCTACGTGGGCTTTTCCCTCATAGCCGGAGGCGTGATCTTTATCGGACTTGGGTTGTTCGTCGCAGCTTCTATGACAGAGACTGGATTCACTCCCAGTTCGAACAGGGAACGACGTACCTGGGATTCGATGACGAATGTACTGAAGACCGGACTCCGTGCCGTATCCATGAGCCGTGTGCTGATGGCCCTGGTTGCTATTGAGATCTTCTTCGGAATGTCCAGTGAACCGTTCGACCGGCTGTGGGCAAAGCACACCCTGGAAATGTTCGACTTCCCAGCTATATTTGGCCTTGATCCGATAGTATGGTTTGGAGTAATACAGGCCGTCGCCGCGATCGCCGCGATCGTAGGTATTTCTGTCATGGAACGCCTCGTCCCGGTCGATCGTCCATGGGCTCCCCGTCTGGCCCTGTCTCTATTCAATGTGACCATGATTGGCGCCACGCTCACTTTCGCCCTTACTGGCACGTTCGGCATAGCTATCACCATGGTGGTGGTAGTCTACGTCCTGCACCGCGTAACCTGGCCCTTCGCAGCCGCATGGATCAATAGGAACTGTGAGTCGGAGTATCGAGCAACAGTGTTCTCGCTGCACGAGCAGGCCAACTCTTTTGGGCAGGTATTCTTCGGCCCCGGCATGGGACTGCTCGCCACTCTACGTGGACTGCGAGCAGCGTTGGTTGGTGTGTCGATTCTGCTGATTCCCCCCCAGCTGCTCTACCTTGTCAGAGAGCCTTCGGCAGGTGGCGAGCAGTAG
- a CDS encoding molybdopterin-dependent oxidoreductase, translated as MTTQAVLGESIKRREDPRLITGRGTYVDDVRLVGMVNMVLVRSPHAHANIRSVDTSAAESADGVVAVFTGAQLQEELGSLICGWVVPDTNETPHPPLAFDKVRCVGDAVAAVAATSPQAATDAAALVQVDYEVLDAVVDMEAAVQDGAAQVHEDAANNIAFEWEVGGGDFDAAASSAGVRVTERIINQRLIPNPMEPRGVVADYNPGTNQLTVWTSTQIPHLVRLLLALVTGHPEHQIRVIAPDVGGGFGCKLYLYAEEVIASILARRLGRPVKWIEGRQENYLATTHGRDHVGEVEIIGDSDGNITGLRTELYANMGAYLSTFAPAIPTYLFGLMLVGPYSIDNIQCKVTGVYTTTTPVDAYRGAGRPEATYLVERMVDRYAAETGMDPVEVRRKNLIPPFEDGHEVATTVVYDSGNYEAGLDRALELVGYDDFRAEQAAARDAGRYLGIGLSTYVEICGMAPSAVAYTLGARAGVWESALVRVHPTGKVTVFTGSSGHGQGHDTTFAQLAAAELGVEVEDVEVIHGDTDKVQMGTGTFGSRSAVCGGNAIHMSIEKIQDKAKRIAANLLEASPEDIVAENGQYFVQGAPAEAKTFQEVALAAYWYESLPEGTEPGLEAVSIFDPQNFTWPFGTHIAVVEVDGDTGEVELQKYVALDDVGNVINPMIVEGMVHGGVVQGVGQALTEEAVYDESGQLITGSMMDYAIPTANSVPSIITDRTTTPSPTNPLGVKGAGETGTIAASPAVMNAVIDALSPFGVTHMNMPAKPEKVWRAMQG; from the coding sequence GTGACCACACAGGCAGTGCTCGGCGAAAGCATCAAGCGTCGCGAAGACCCAAGACTGATCACTGGAAGAGGAACGTATGTTGACGATGTCCGTCTTGTCGGCATGGTCAACATGGTCCTTGTTCGCAGCCCACATGCCCATGCCAACATCAGGAGCGTCGACACTTCGGCGGCCGAGTCGGCTGATGGCGTAGTTGCTGTATTCACAGGAGCCCAGCTTCAAGAGGAGCTCGGTTCTCTGATTTGCGGCTGGGTAGTTCCGGACACCAACGAGACTCCCCATCCACCACTTGCATTCGACAAGGTGCGCTGTGTAGGCGACGCTGTAGCTGCCGTTGCGGCCACCAGCCCACAGGCAGCAACAGACGCGGCCGCGCTTGTGCAGGTCGACTACGAAGTTCTGGACGCCGTAGTAGACATGGAAGCCGCGGTACAGGACGGCGCTGCACAGGTGCACGAAGATGCTGCAAACAACATCGCCTTCGAGTGGGAAGTTGGCGGCGGTGACTTCGATGCAGCGGCGTCTTCAGCCGGAGTTCGTGTTACAGAGCGCATAATCAACCAGAGGCTTATACCAAACCCGATGGAGCCTCGGGGTGTCGTTGCCGACTACAACCCCGGCACTAACCAACTCACTGTGTGGACATCGACACAGATCCCACACCTCGTGCGGCTGTTACTTGCCCTGGTCACAGGTCACCCCGAACACCAGATTCGGGTGATCGCCCCTGACGTGGGTGGGGGCTTTGGCTGCAAACTGTACCTGTATGCCGAAGAGGTAATCGCCTCCATACTCGCCAGGAGGCTGGGACGTCCGGTCAAGTGGATCGAGGGCAGACAGGAGAACTACCTGGCTACGACCCACGGACGGGACCACGTTGGAGAGGTCGAGATCATAGGCGACTCTGATGGGAACATCACAGGCCTTCGTACCGAGCTTTACGCCAACATGGGCGCTTATCTCTCGACATTCGCCCCGGCGATTCCCACGTACCTGTTCGGACTGATGCTCGTCGGGCCCTACAGCATCGATAATATCCAGTGCAAAGTAACAGGTGTGTATACGACCACTACACCCGTCGACGCCTACCGAGGCGCCGGACGCCCGGAGGCAACTTACCTGGTCGAGCGCATGGTCGACCGCTATGCGGCGGAAACTGGCATGGATCCGGTAGAAGTCAGGCGCAAGAACCTGATTCCTCCGTTCGAAGATGGGCACGAGGTTGCCACGACCGTCGTCTACGATAGCGGAAACTACGAGGCTGGTCTTGACCGCGCGTTGGAACTGGTCGGATACGACGACTTCCGTGCAGAGCAGGCAGCAGCCAGAGACGCAGGCCGTTATCTCGGAATTGGCCTTTCAACCTATGTGGAGATATGCGGCATGGCCCCGTCCGCAGTGGCCTACACGCTCGGCGCCCGCGCTGGCGTGTGGGAGAGCGCACTGGTCCGTGTCCATCCCACCGGCAAGGTCACGGTGTTCACCGGTTCGTCAGGACACGGCCAGGGCCACGACACCACCTTCGCGCAGCTTGCGGCCGCGGAGCTGGGCGTCGAAGTGGAAGACGTGGAGGTCATACACGGCGACACGGACAAGGTACAGATGGGAACCGGCACGTTCGGTTCCCGCAGTGCGGTCTGCGGTGGCAACGCCATCCACATGAGCATTGAGAAGATCCAGGACAAGGCCAAGCGTATAGCTGCCAACCTGCTCGAGGCTTCCCCAGAGGACATCGTCGCTGAGAACGGCCAGTACTTCGTGCAGGGTGCGCCCGCTGAGGCAAAGACCTTCCAGGAGGTCGCGCTCGCAGCCTACTGGTATGAGAGCCTGCCCGAAGGGACCGAGCCAGGACTCGAGGCAGTCAGTATCTTCGACCCGCAGAACTTCACCTGGCCCTTCGGCACGCACATCGCGGTTGTCGAGGTCGATGGCGACACCGGCGAGGTCGAGCTCCAGAAGTACGTTGCCCTCGACGACGTCGGCAACGTCATCAACCCCATGATCGTAGAGGGCATGGTGCACGGTGGAGTGGTGCAGGGCGTAGGTCAGGCGCTGACCGAAGAGGCGGTGTATGACGAGTCCGGCCAGCTCATTACTGGCAGCATGATGGACTACGCTATCCCGACTGCCAATTCTGTTCCATCTATCATCACGGATCGCACGACAACCCCGTCGCCGACGAACCCGCTCGGCGTGAAGGGTGCGGGCGAGACCGGCACCATCGCCGCGTCACCTGCAGTGATGAACGCCGTGATCGACGCGCTGTCTCCTTTTGGAGTAACTCACATGAACATGCCCGCCAAGCCGGAGAAGGTCTGGCGAGCCATGCAGGGATAG
- a CDS encoding MoxR family ATPase codes for MAQALGRPLLIEGRAGVGKTEIANVMSQLMDTRLIRLQCYEGLDVTTALYEWNYPKQLLWIRLDEGSGRSSEQREEQIFSRDFLLERPLLSALTQPDKPPVLLIDEVDRADEEFEAFLLEVLSEFQVTIPEIGTIAAKHRPLVILTSNRTRDLSDALRRRCLYLWIDYPDLEKELRIVRRKVDGISEKLARQVCQFVENARDSGLDKVPGISETLDWAKAMVILHYDHLDQDAVRQTLGALVKDADDLDRFREEAIVKIMALVGD; via the coding sequence ATGGCCCAGGCGTTGGGACGTCCGCTGCTGATAGAAGGACGCGCAGGCGTCGGCAAGACCGAGATCGCGAACGTCATGTCCCAGCTCATGGATACGCGCCTCATCCGGCTTCAGTGCTATGAGGGTCTTGACGTCACTACCGCACTCTACGAGTGGAACTACCCCAAGCAGTTACTTTGGATCAGGCTCGACGAGGGAAGCGGTCGCTCATCGGAGCAGCGGGAAGAGCAGATTTTCAGTCGTGACTTTCTGCTGGAGAGGCCTCTACTCTCCGCGCTGACACAGCCTGACAAGCCACCAGTACTTCTCATCGACGAAGTCGACCGCGCCGACGAAGAGTTCGAAGCGTTCCTCCTTGAGGTGCTATCAGAGTTCCAGGTGACGATTCCCGAGATCGGAACGATCGCAGCCAAGCACCGCCCTCTTGTGATCCTTACCTCCAATCGCACCCGCGATCTCTCTGACGCTTTGCGCCGCCGCTGCCTTTACCTCTGGATCGACTACCCGGACCTTGAAAAAGAGCTGAGAATAGTTCGCCGTAAGGTGGACGGCATCTCGGAGAAACTCGCACGCCAGGTCTGCCAGTTCGTAGAGAACGCACGCGATTCCGGTCTCGACAAAGTTCCTGGAATCTCGGAGACGTTGGACTGGGCAAAAGCAATGGTCATCCTCCACTACGATCACCTTGACCAGGATGCTGTGAGGCAAACGCTCGGCGCCCTCGTCAAAGACGCCGACGATCTGGACAGATTCCGTGAAGAGGCCATCGTGAAGATCATGGCCCTGGTCGGCGATTAA
- a CDS encoding heme-binding protein, translated as MSITLEEAQTMVAAALAKAEELNIKINVAVCDAGGRLVAFARMDGAIWAGVYGSQGKAVASVAFGRPSGEMQERAGSPIVTGIRAAEGDHMIASLGGVPLVRDGAAVGAVGVGGGTGEEDEECAQAAVDSVS; from the coding sequence ATGAGCATCACACTTGAAGAGGCCCAGACGATGGTTGCGGCCGCGTTGGCAAAGGCCGAGGAACTCAACATCAAGATAAATGTAGCGGTCTGCGACGCAGGCGGCCGACTTGTCGCCTTTGCCAGAATGGATGGCGCGATCTGGGCTGGCGTATATGGCAGCCAGGGCAAGGCGGTTGCATCTGTTGCCTTCGGCAGACCCAGTGGCGAGATGCAGGAGCGGGCGGGAAGTCCGATAGTGACCGGTATTCGCGCCGCAGAAGGTGACCATATGATCGCCAGCCTTGGCGGAGTCCCACTCGTCAGGGATGGCGCTGCGGTCGGCGCGGTCGGTGTTGGTGGTGGTACCGGCGAGGAAGACGAAGAGTGCGCCCAGGCAGCCGTGGACTCAGTCTCCTGA
- a CDS encoding thiamine pyrophosphate-binding protein yields MPQMTGKRAFMEMLRAEGVKYIFGNPGTSEGAILDALEDYPDIEYILTTQEGAAMGMADAYARSTQQPAFVSLHIETGLANGISLLHNAKEGGTPMVVTSANKDIRKLAEGRTQLDEMTRLFTKWSAEVTHPEQIPSVMRRAFTEAKTPPTGPVYIGFSANALDDEGEVEIVPSPPGYFKMAPDAEAISDASELLSGASNPVMIVGDRLAQSGGIEEAVRVAELLGARVYSSAYSEMNFPTDHPQFMGRSAPISPAGRELFADADVVLAVGTNVFSGFFHFQGRALSQDTKLIHMDQAAREIGKSEPTDIGIISDPKVGLAHLADALDSDLTGAHREAAKGRAANLSEAKVAQQAATEARLKERWDLSPMSTERMMHEVAQALPPDTLIADDSVTTRDSIHAAIAFDTPGTVFGERGGALGWGMGGTLGLKLANPDRPVVGIIGDGSSMMTVQALWTAATYNIPVVYIICNNRAYRILKLNMNVYKRDILGESDPQSQYLAMDFPIPFNIAGIAEGMGIPGRNITDPEEIGPAIEEALKSGGPAVLDISIDGSVA; encoded by the coding sequence ATGCCTCAGATGACTGGAAAACGCGCCTTTATGGAGATGCTCCGCGCCGAGGGTGTGAAGTACATTTTCGGAAACCCGGGCACCAGCGAGGGCGCAATCCTGGATGCTCTGGAAGACTACCCGGACATCGAGTACATCCTCACGACGCAGGAAGGCGCTGCTATGGGTATGGCGGACGCCTACGCTCGTTCGACGCAGCAGCCCGCCTTCGTGAGCCTGCACATCGAGACTGGACTCGCCAACGGGATCAGCCTCCTTCACAACGCCAAAGAGGGCGGCACTCCAATGGTGGTCACCAGTGCAAACAAGGACATCCGCAAGCTGGCAGAGGGACGGACACAGCTCGACGAAATGACCCGGCTCTTCACTAAGTGGAGCGCGGAGGTTACACATCCTGAGCAGATTCCTTCGGTTATGAGACGCGCATTCACCGAAGCCAAAACGCCCCCGACTGGCCCCGTATACATAGGCTTCTCCGCGAACGCACTCGATGACGAGGGCGAGGTTGAGATCGTTCCTTCACCGCCTGGCTACTTTAAGATGGCCCCGGACGCAGAGGCAATATCGGATGCCAGCGAACTACTCTCAGGGGCGAGTAATCCAGTCATGATAGTGGGCGATAGACTCGCCCAGTCTGGGGGGATCGAGGAAGCTGTCCGAGTCGCCGAGCTTCTCGGCGCAAGAGTTTACTCCTCTGCCTACTCCGAGATGAACTTCCCGACTGACCACCCGCAGTTCATGGGACGTTCCGCGCCGATCTCGCCTGCGGGCAGGGAGTTGTTTGCCGACGCCGACGTGGTCCTCGCCGTTGGCACCAACGTCTTCAGCGGATTCTTCCACTTCCAGGGTCGTGCCCTCAGCCAGGACACCAAGCTCATCCACATGGACCAGGCAGCAAGGGAGATCGGCAAGAGCGAACCGACAGACATAGGTATCATCTCGGACCCCAAGGTAGGGCTTGCCCACCTCGCTGATGCATTGGATTCCGATCTGACCGGTGCGCACAGGGAAGCTGCCAAAGGCAGAGCTGCCAACCTGTCAGAAGCGAAAGTAGCCCAACAGGCGGCGACTGAAGCTCGTCTCAAGGAGCGATGGGACCTGAGTCCTATGTCCACAGAGCGCATGATGCACGAGGTAGCACAGGCGCTTCCTCCTGATACCCTGATTGCGGATGATTCCGTGACTACACGTGATTCAATCCACGCAGCTATCGCCTTTGACACGCCTGGCACCGTCTTCGGAGAGAGGGGCGGAGCACTGGGCTGGGGCATGGGTGGCACACTTGGACTCAAGTTGGCGAATCCAGACAGGCCCGTCGTAGGCATCATCGGCGACGGGAGTTCGATGATGACCGTCCAGGCGCTTTGGACGGCGGCCACATACAACATCCCGGTTGTATATATCATCTGCAACAATCGGGCTTACCGCATCTTGAAGCTCAACATGAACGTTTACAAGCGTGACATCCTTGGAGAGTCCGATCCTCAGAGCCAGTACCTGGCGATGGACTTTCCGATCCCGTTCAACATCGCCGGCATCGCTGAAGGCATGGGGATACCTGGTCGAAACATTACCGATCCTGAGGAGATCGGGCCGGCTATCGAAGAGGCTCTTAAGTCGGGCGGCCCAGCCGTTTTAGACATCTCAATAGATGGCTCTGTAGCTTGA
- the rmuC gene encoding DNA recombination protein RmuC — protein sequence MESGLFAIVGIVIGLLVGGLVTWLAVRLRSGDSSTRLEQEARVASELRNERDSLRLERDEAHRQLAAAQASLNSVAAQNESNSTALEHARVASQQAGETVASLQQQLRDANRRLEEQGDIEKTLVDQFKVLATEVIDSNNEKFLTAADEKVGNLVQQAKKDFSLSKEAVNDLVKPLSEELKRIETARTDSQGSLRQHLETLASSNKALELETRNLTTALKRPEVRGSWGEIQLRRVAELAGMTNYCDYEEQVSIQSGEGSTERPDMVVRMPSNRTIVVDAKTPMDAYLRSIESDTDEDRESQLARHAEQVKARATSLSRKAYWDALDRSPEFVVMFLPGEFLLQPALERDPELFDRSMQQRVIIATPNTLMALLKTVEMGWKEAQLAEHALEVQKIGQELHDRLAVYAGHVSRVGSSLRSAVSSYNSAVGSFDSRVAVSARRFRELGVPATDEIPELDQIDIDVREITARHLPDAQLALSDGDADDQ from the coding sequence ATGGAATCTGGACTATTCGCAATTGTCGGCATAGTCATTGGCTTGCTTGTCGGCGGACTGGTGACCTGGCTGGCAGTGCGATTACGTTCAGGAGATTCCAGCACACGACTGGAGCAGGAAGCTAGAGTTGCTTCCGAACTCAGAAATGAACGGGACTCACTTCGTCTGGAGAGAGACGAGGCGCACCGGCAACTTGCTGCCGCTCAAGCTAGTCTCAACTCTGTAGCAGCTCAGAACGAGTCGAATTCGACCGCCTTAGAACACGCAAGGGTTGCCTCCCAACAAGCTGGCGAGACTGTCGCATCTCTGCAGCAGCAACTTCGTGACGCCAACCGTCGCCTGGAAGAGCAGGGCGATATCGAAAAGACACTAGTCGACCAGTTCAAGGTACTGGCGACAGAGGTTATCGACAGCAACAACGAAAAGTTTCTCACTGCCGCCGACGAGAAGGTCGGCAACCTCGTCCAACAGGCGAAGAAGGACTTCTCCCTCAGTAAGGAAGCGGTCAACGACCTCGTTAAGCCTCTCTCGGAAGAGCTAAAGAGGATAGAAACTGCCAGGACCGACTCACAGGGCAGTCTTCGACAGCATTTAGAGACCCTCGCCAGCAGCAACAAGGCACTCGAACTGGAGACCCGTAACCTGACGACGGCACTGAAGCGTCCCGAAGTTCGTGGCAGTTGGGGCGAGATTCAACTCCGGCGGGTTGCCGAGCTCGCTGGAATGACCAACTACTGCGACTACGAGGAGCAGGTAAGCATCCAGTCAGGTGAAGGGAGCACGGAACGCCCCGATATGGTTGTCCGTATGCCCAGCAACAGGACAATCGTCGTCGATGCCAAGACCCCAATGGACGCCTATCTGAGGTCAATTGAGTCTGACACTGATGAGGACCGTGAGAGCCAGCTAGCCCGGCACGCCGAACAGGTAAAGGCCAGGGCAACTTCGCTATCACGAAAGGCCTATTGGGACGCCCTGGACCGCTCACCTGAATTCGTCGTGATGTTCCTCCCGGGTGAGTTCCTGCTTCAGCCTGCGCTGGAGCGTGATCCCGAGTTGTTCGATCGCTCGATGCAGCAGAGAGTCATAATCGCGACTCCCAACACTCTGATGGCCCTGCTGAAGACTGTAGAGATGGGCTGGAAAGAGGCACAACTAGCGGAACACGCTCTTGAGGTCCAGAAAATCGGCCAGGAGCTGCATGACCGCTTGGCCGTGTATGCGGGGCACGTCTCCAGAGTCGGCAGTTCGCTGCGTTCCGCTGTCAGCAGCTACAACAGCGCAGTTGGGTCTTTTGACAGTAGAGTCGCCGTGTCGGCGCGCCGGTTCAGGGAACTTGGCGTGCCGGCCACAGACGAAATACCAGAACTCGATCAGATAGACATCGATGTTCGAGAGATCACTGCTCGCCATTTGCCTGACGCGCAACTTGCGCTATCAGATGGCGATGCCGACGAT